The following proteins come from a genomic window of Gossypium raimondii isolate GPD5lz chromosome 5, ASM2569854v1, whole genome shotgun sequence:
- the LOC105769634 gene encoding uncharacterized protein LOC105769634, with translation MGVDYYKILQVDKNAKDDDLKKAYRKLAMKWHPDKNPNNKKEAEAKFKQISEAYEVLSDPQKRAIYDQYGEEGLKGQVPPQDAGGPGGATFFQTGDGPNVFRFNPRNANDIFAEFFGYSSPFGGMGGSGMRGSSRSFGGMFGDDIFSSFGEGRPMSQNPRKPPPIENTLPCSLEDLYKGTTKKMKISREIADASGKTLPVQEILTIDIKPGWKKGTKITFPEKGNEQPNTIPADLVFIIDEKPHSTFTRDGNDLVVTQKISLAEALTGYTVHLTTLDGRSLNIPINSVIHPNYEEVVPKEGMPIPKDPSKRGNLRIKFNIKFPTRLTAEQKSGIKKLLGPSGGL, from the exons ATGGGTGTAGATTATTACAAGATTCTACAAGTTGACAAGAATGCAAAAGATGATGATTTGAAGAAAGCTTATAGGAAGCTTGCCATGAAGTGGCACCCTGATAAGAACCCAAATAACAAAAAGGAAGCTGAGGCCAAATTCAAGCAAATCTCTGAAGCTTATGAG GTTCTGAGTGACCCACAGAAGAGAGCTATCTACGACCAGTATGGTGAAGAAGGGCTAAAAGGCCAAGTACCACCGCAAGATGCTGGCGGACCTGGTGGAGCAACATTTTTCCAAACCGGAGATGGTCCAAATGTGTTCAGATTCAACCCCAGAAATGCTAATGACATCTTTGCCGAGTTCTTTGGGTATTCTAGCCCCTTTGGGGGAATGGGCGGCAGTGGGATGAGAGGTAGCTCGAGGTCATTCGGTGGTATGTTTGGTGATGATATATTCAGTTCGTTTGGTGAAGGAAGGCCAATGAGTCAGAATCCTCGTAAACCTCCTCCTATTGAAAATACGTTGCCTTGTAGCCTTGAAGATTTATATAAAGGAACCacaaagaagatgaagatttcTAGAGAAATTGCAGATGCTAGCGG GAAGACATTGCCAGTGCAGGAAATCCTGACCATTGATATCAAACCTGGTTGGAAAAAGGGAACAAAGATCACCTTCCCTGAGAAAGGAAACGAACAACCAAACACAATCCCTGCAGATCTTGTTTTCATAATCGATGAAAAACCTCACAGCACATTCACACGCGATGGCAATGACCTGGTTGTCACGCAAAAGATATCGCTGGCCGAAGCATTAACAGGCTACACCGTTCATCTTACAACATTGGATGGAAGGAGCTTGAACATCCCCATCAACAGTGTGATCCATCCAAACTATGAGGAGGTAGTCCCGAAGGAAGGTATGCCAATTCCCAAAGACCCATCGAAAAGAGGTAACCTCAGAATCAAGTTCAACATTAAGTTCCCAACAAGGTTAACTGCAGAGCAGAAATCTGGAATCAAGAAGTTATTGGGACCATCGGGTGGGCTTTGA